Proteins encoded by one window of Candidatus Kapaibacterium thiocyanatum:
- the mscL gene encoding large-conductance mechanosensitive channel (forms homopentamer; channel that opens in response to pressure or hypoosmotic shock), producing MGMISEFKEFAAKGNVLDLAVGVIIGGAFGKIVSSFVNDVLMPPIGMLMGGMDFKDVKIPLKAAVMEGDKVKEAAVSINIGLFINATIDFLIIAFAIFLVVKAVNSMKKKPAEAAPAAPPAPSNEEQLLAEIRDLLKK from the coding sequence ATGGGGATGATCTCCGAATTCAAAGAGTTTGCCGCCAAGGGTAACGTCCTGGATCTTGCAGTAGGCGTCATCATCGGCGGTGCATTCGGGAAGATTGTGAGTTCCTTCGTCAACGACGTCCTGATGCCACCGATCGGCATGCTGATGGGTGGTATGGACTTCAAGGACGTGAAGATTCCGCTGAAGGCAGCGGTGATGGAAGGCGACAAGGTCAAGGAGGCCGCCGTTTCCATCAACATCGGATTGTTCATCAACGCGACGATCGACTTCCTCATCATCGCATTCGCGATATTCCTGGTCGTCAAGGCCGTCAACTCGATGAAGAAGAAACCGGCCGAAGCTGCGCCTGCCGCACCGCCGGCACCGAGTAACGAAGAACAACTGCTCGCGGAAATCCGTGACCTTCTGAAGAAATAA
- a CDS encoding phosphoenolpyruvate carboxykinase (ATP) has translation MSTGAEAVRSALEAQGLANVGDINYNLSTPELYEHALSYDEGKITEHGALLVVSAPYTGRRPNDKFVVEEEGSKGDVWWGKVNRPFSEEKFNALKSRVYAYLQGRDVYVQDLIAGSDPKYKLPVRFIQEFAYHSLFVKNMFIEATAKELADFVPGFTVIAVPEFKAIPELDGTASEVFVILSFKQKLVLIGGTSYAGENKKAIFTVLNYLLPKEKVMSMHCSANIGKDGDTALFFGLSGTGKTTLSTDPDRALIGDDEHGWSNDGVFNFEGGCYAKVINLSAEAEPIIFKTTRTFGTILENVVMDEDTRVIDLESQEYTENTRASYSREIIDNIVPDNRGGHPKNVVFLTADAFGVMPPISRLSPEQAMFHFLSGYTAKVAGTEAGVKEPSATFSTCFGAPFMVHHPSVYANLLRDKIKEHGSHVWLVNTGWSGGPYGVGSRMKIKHTRAMLRAALNGSLNNVTFVKDPFFGLEIPTACPDVPTEVLNPRDTWSDKAAYDKQATHLVQLFQENFKQFADSVEEAVRKAMG, from the coding sequence ATGAGTACCGGTGCAGAAGCCGTTCGTTCTGCGTTAGAAGCGCAAGGATTGGCAAACGTTGGCGATATCAATTACAACCTCTCGACGCCCGAACTGTATGAACATGCTTTGTCATACGATGAAGGCAAGATTACGGAGCACGGAGCCCTGCTGGTAGTATCGGCCCCCTATACCGGACGCCGCCCGAACGACAAGTTCGTGGTTGAAGAGGAAGGTAGCAAGGGTGACGTGTGGTGGGGTAAGGTCAACCGCCCGTTCAGCGAGGAAAAGTTCAACGCGCTGAAGTCCAGGGTCTACGCCTATCTGCAAGGACGCGACGTCTACGTCCAGGATCTCATCGCCGGCTCGGACCCGAAGTACAAGCTTCCCGTACGATTCATCCAGGAATTCGCCTACCACTCCCTGTTCGTCAAGAACATGTTCATCGAGGCGACCGCCAAGGAGCTCGCCGACTTCGTTCCGGGTTTCACCGTCATCGCAGTCCCCGAATTCAAGGCGATTCCGGAACTCGACGGTACGGCATCGGAAGTCTTCGTCATCCTGAGCTTCAAGCAGAAGCTCGTCCTCATCGGTGGTACGTCCTATGCGGGCGAGAACAAGAAGGCCATCTTCACCGTGCTCAATTACCTCCTCCCCAAGGAAAAGGTGATGAGCATGCACTGTTCCGCCAACATCGGCAAGGACGGAGACACGGCCCTGTTCTTCGGTCTGTCCGGCACCGGCAAGACCACGCTCTCCACCGATCCCGATCGCGCACTCATCGGCGACGACGAGCATGGCTGGAGCAACGATGGCGTCTTCAACTTCGAAGGCGGCTGCTATGCCAAGGTGATCAACCTGAGCGCTGAAGCCGAGCCCATCATCTTCAAGACGACGCGTACCTTCGGTACGATCCTCGAGAACGTCGTGATGGACGAGGACACTCGCGTCATCGATCTCGAATCGCAGGAATACACGGAGAATACCCGTGCCTCGTATTCGCGCGAGATCATCGACAACATCGTACCCGACAACCGCGGCGGCCATCCCAAGAACGTCGTCTTCCTCACGGCCGATGCCTTCGGCGTCATGCCGCCGATCTCGCGTCTGTCGCCGGAACAGGCCATGTTCCACTTCCTCAGCGGATACACGGCCAAGGTGGCCGGTACGGAAGCCGGCGTGAAGGAACCGTCGGCCACGTTCTCGACGTGCTTCGGCGCACCGTTCATGGTCCACCACCCGAGCGTCTATGCCAACCTCCTCCGCGACAAGATCAAGGAGCACGGTTCCCACGTATGGCTGGTGAATACCGGCTGGAGCGGCGGTCCGTACGGCGTCGGTTCACGCATGAAGATCAAGCACACGCGTGCCATGCTGCGCGCCGCCCTCAACGGCAGCCTCAACAACGTGACCTTCGTCAAGGACCCGTTCTTCGGCCTGGAAATCCCGACGGCATGTCCGGACGTTCCGACCGAAGTGCTGAACCCGCGCGATACGTGGTCGGACAAGGCAGCCTACGACAAGCAGGCCACACACCTCGTCCAGTTGTTCCAGGAGAACTTCAAGCAGTTCGCCGACAGCGTCGAGGAAGCCGTACGCAAGGCGATGGGCTGA
- a CDS encoding energy-dependent translational throttle protein EttA has protein sequence MAAVEPNKIIFSMVGVGKVYKPNRQVLRDIYLSFFYGAKIGVLGLNGAGKSTLLKIIAGLDEDYMGQITKNKDVSFGYLPQEPELDPTKTVKEIVEEGAVEAVGLLKEYNAISEQFADPDADFDALLERQAKLQDKIEHLGAWDIDSKLEFAMDALRCPPGDTPISVCSGGEKRRVAMVRLLLQKPDVLLLDEPTNHLDAESVSWLEQHLHAYEGTVIAVTHDRYFLDNVAGWILELDNGHGIPFEGNYSSWLDQKSARLAVEEKQESKRQKALKEELEWVRMNPKGRHAKSKARISAYEKLLSEETVKRNEEMEIFIPAGPRLGDLVIDANGIAKSFGDKILYENLTFSLPPGGIIGIIGPNGAGKTTLFKMIVGELQPDKGSFTVGDTVKLGYIDQNRPLDPQKSIWEEISDGADIITLGNREMSSRAYVARFNFSGSDQQKKVTQLSGGERNRVHLAKMLKEGANVLLLDEPTNDLDVNTLRALEEALQSFAGCAVVISHDRWFLDRIATHILAFEGNSDVVWFEGNYSQYEEDRHRRLGTDAERPHRITYRKLTRE, from the coding sequence ATGGCAGCAGTCGAACCGAACAAGATCATTTTCTCGATGGTCGGAGTGGGCAAGGTCTACAAGCCCAACCGGCAGGTATTGCGTGATATCTACCTCAGTTTCTTCTACGGGGCCAAGATCGGTGTCCTCGGTCTCAACGGCGCCGGCAAGTCCACGCTGCTGAAAATCATCGCCGGTCTGGATGAAGACTATATGGGCCAGATCACGAAGAACAAGGATGTCTCCTTCGGCTATCTGCCGCAGGAGCCCGAGCTCGATCCCACCAAGACGGTCAAGGAAATCGTCGAGGAAGGCGCCGTCGAAGCCGTCGGCCTTCTCAAGGAATACAATGCGATCAGCGAGCAGTTCGCCGATCCCGATGCCGACTTCGATGCCCTGCTCGAGCGGCAGGCGAAGCTCCAGGACAAGATCGAACACCTTGGGGCATGGGACATCGACAGCAAGCTGGAGTTCGCCATGGACGCCCTGCGCTGTCCGCCTGGCGACACACCCATCAGCGTATGTTCGGGTGGCGAGAAGCGTCGCGTGGCCATGGTTCGCCTCCTGCTCCAGAAGCCCGACGTCCTGCTGCTCGACGAACCCACGAACCACCTCGACGCCGAAAGCGTCTCGTGGCTCGAACAGCACCTCCACGCCTACGAAGGCACCGTCATCGCCGTGACGCACGACCGGTACTTCCTCGACAACGTCGCAGGCTGGATCCTCGAGCTGGACAACGGCCACGGTATTCCGTTCGAAGGCAATTACTCGTCATGGCTCGACCAGAAGTCGGCCCGCCTTGCAGTGGAAGAGAAGCAGGAGAGCAAGCGCCAGAAGGCCCTGAAGGAAGAGCTCGAATGGGTACGCATGAATCCCAAGGGACGTCATGCGAAGAGCAAGGCCCGGATCTCGGCCTACGAGAAACTGCTCAGCGAGGAAACCGTCAAGCGCAACGAGGAGATGGAAATCTTCATTCCGGCAGGGCCGCGTCTCGGCGACCTCGTCATCGACGCCAACGGCATCGCGAAGAGCTTCGGCGACAAAATCCTGTACGAGAACCTCACGTTCTCGCTGCCTCCTGGCGGTATCATCGGTATCATCGGACCCAACGGTGCGGGCAAGACGACGCTGTTCAAGATGATCGTCGGCGAGCTGCAGCCGGACAAGGGCTCCTTCACCGTAGGCGATACCGTGAAACTCGGTTACATCGACCAGAACCGGCCGCTGGATCCGCAGAAGAGCATCTGGGAAGAGATTTCCGACGGTGCCGACATCATCACCCTGGGCAATCGCGAAATGTCGTCGCGCGCCTACGTCGCCCGGTTCAATTTCTCCGGCAGTGACCAGCAGAAGAAGGTCACCCAGCTTTCCGGTGGTGAACGCAACCGCGTCCACCTCGCCAAGATGCTGAAGGAAGGCGCCAACGTCCTGCTGCTCGACGAGCCCACGAACGATCTCGACGTCAATACCCTGCGTGCTCTCGAAGAAGCGCTGCAGAGCTTCGCCGGCTGTGCCGTCGTCATCAGCCACGACAGGTGGTTCCTCGACCGTATCGCGACGCATATCCTGGCCTTCGAAGGCAACAGCGACGTCGTCTGGTTCGAAGGCAACTACTCGCAATACGAAGAGGATCGTCATCGTCGTTTAGGCACCGATGCGGAACGTCCGCACCGGATCACGTACCGGAAGCTTACCCGCGAATGA